The following are from one region of the Vicinamibacterales bacterium genome:
- a CDS encoding FecR domain-containing protein, which translates to MSDDRLDRALQEMADEHVDAAALDAARARVLANLTNAGGATCAEFRQDLRAYLADELPGGRRMLVQDHLSRCPGCRGRIAEMKGERTVVAMPQRSSSRWVQRGALAAAAALVLSVLYLGRGTIDRLMAPGGPRATVVAAEGGLYRLSEGSLTAGATIGEREAVRTGPGAHAVLRLADGSVVDVNERTELFVTAAWSGQAIHLQRGDVIVKAAKQRRGRLQVLTRDSIASVKGTVFAVSAGMGGSVVSVVEGSVAVNQPGRDVLLSPGQQAASFAGLESSVAEAVSWSPDAAAYLELLRSFVKIERELANVPAVLRTDSALLSYLPAGAIVYGTVPNPGLTIDRAIVLAEEQSAQNATFAAWWNSQTGRELKQMVERIQSVNPLLGDELVFCASAAGTGDPLPMVMARVQPGKRAELASALAGLFAAAGDSGQSTAYSVSEDLMVVSDSQSHLAWALAHLGQGAGSPFATAIKQRYERGVGWLFGMDAPPVVTMAAGDDAPPIEFAGMVGMKYVFVEQRAPSGAPENEITFAFQGERSGLAAWLADAGSGGAAEYLPADALAAGYVSTREPLQLFEELTSQITKAAPDFQRGLATLDEKLGAGFVQNLTAALGTESALALTGLTATGPSWVLASVVNNPAVIDSSLAKLMETVNAELGPDEQARRIVLTQETANGRTWTTLKPGGLPIGVTWTYDRGYLVAASDRAVAERAIATRSGGGQLVWSPEFLGQLPSSAGLHPSAFAWLNAKGALGLVSTVAPNSPFGELLAGRDPILVVFDGTPERIHAASRTRISGLIMDAMLLQGLGGAARQ; encoded by the coding sequence ATGTCGGACGATCGTCTCGATCGAGCGCTTCAGGAGATGGCAGACGAACACGTGGACGCCGCCGCGCTCGACGCGGCGCGGGCGCGCGTGCTTGCGAACCTGACGAACGCCGGCGGCGCCACGTGTGCGGAGTTCCGGCAGGACTTGCGCGCCTATCTCGCGGACGAGCTCCCGGGCGGCCGGCGGATGCTCGTCCAGGACCATCTCAGTCGCTGTCCCGGCTGCCGCGGCCGCATCGCCGAGATGAAAGGCGAGAGGACCGTCGTTGCGATGCCGCAGCGTTCCTCCTCCCGCTGGGTGCAACGAGGAGCCCTCGCCGCGGCAGCCGCGCTCGTCCTTTCGGTTCTTTACCTCGGACGCGGCACCATCGATCGCCTGATGGCGCCCGGCGGTCCGCGCGCCACGGTGGTCGCCGCCGAGGGAGGCCTCTACCGGCTGAGCGAAGGTTCGCTCACCGCCGGCGCCACCATCGGCGAGCGTGAGGCGGTCCGCACCGGTCCGGGAGCGCACGCGGTGCTGCGGCTGGCGGACGGATCCGTCGTCGACGTCAACGAGCGAACCGAGCTCTTCGTCACGGCCGCGTGGAGCGGGCAGGCGATTCACCTGCAGCGCGGCGACGTCATCGTCAAGGCGGCGAAACAGCGCCGCGGGCGGCTGCAGGTTCTGACCCGCGATTCGATCGCGTCGGTGAAAGGCACCGTGTTCGCGGTCTCGGCCGGCATGGGTGGATCGGTCGTTTCCGTCGTCGAAGGGTCGGTGGCGGTGAACCAGCCGGGCAGGGACGTGCTTCTCAGTCCCGGGCAGCAGGCCGCTTCCTTCGCGGGGCTGGAGAGTTCGGTCGCGGAAGCCGTGTCGTGGAGTCCCGACGCGGCCGCCTACCTCGAGCTGCTCCGGTCGTTCGTGAAGATCGAACGGGAGCTGGCGAACGTTCCCGCCGTGCTGCGGACCGACTCCGCGCTGCTGTCGTATCTGCCCGCAGGCGCGATCGTCTACGGCACCGTCCCCAATCCGGGCCTCACGATCGATCGCGCGATCGTGCTCGCCGAGGAGCAGTCGGCGCAGAACGCGACGTTCGCGGCGTGGTGGAATTCCCAGACCGGCCGCGAGCTGAAACAGATGGTGGAGCGCATCCAGTCGGTGAATCCGCTGCTGGGTGACGAGCTCGTCTTCTGTGCGAGCGCCGCCGGCACGGGTGATCCCCTTCCGATGGTGATGGCCCGCGTGCAGCCGGGCAAACGCGCGGAGCTCGCAAGCGCGCTGGCGGGGCTGTTCGCGGCGGCCGGCGACTCCGGCCAATCCACCGCGTATTCCGTGTCCGAGGATCTGATGGTCGTGTCGGACTCGCAGTCGCACCTGGCGTGGGCGCTCGCGCATCTCGGGCAGGGTGCCGGCTCTCCCTTTGCGACAGCGATCAAGCAGCGCTACGAGCGCGGCGTCGGCTGGCTGTTCGGGATGGACGCGCCGCCGGTCGTGACGATGGCGGCCGGAGACGACGCGCCTCCGATCGAGTTTGCCGGCATGGTGGGCATGAAGTACGTTTTCGTCGAGCAGCGTGCGCCGTCGGGTGCGCCGGAGAACGAGATCACGTTCGCGTTCCAGGGGGAGCGATCCGGACTGGCGGCGTGGCTCGCCGACGCGGGTTCCGGGGGCGCGGCGGAGTACCTGCCGGCCGACGCCCTCGCGGCCGGCTACGTGTCGACGCGCGAGCCGTTGCAGCTCTTCGAGGAGCTCACCTCCCAGATCACCAAGGCGGCGCCGGACTTCCAGCGCGGTCTCGCGACGCTGGACGAGAAGCTCGGCGCCGGCTTCGTCCAGAACCTGACTGCCGCCCTGGGGACCGAGTCGGCACTCGCGCTGACCGGACTCACCGCCACCGGCCCGTCATGGGTGCTCGCCAGCGTCGTCAACAACCCGGCGGTCATCGACAGCTCGCTGGCGAAGCTGATGGAGACGGTCAACGCGGAGCTTGGACCCGACGAACAGGCCAGGCGGATCGTTCTGACGCAGGAGACCGCGAACGGGCGGACGTGGACCACGCTGAAACCGGGAGGACTGCCGATCGGCGTCACCTGGACGTACGATCGGGGCTACCTCGTGGCGGCGTCGGACCGGGCGGTCGCCGAGCGGGCCATCGCGACCCGGAGCGGCGGCGGCCAGCTCGTATGGTCGCCGGAGTTCCTCGGCCAGCTTCCGTCATCGGCCGGACTCCATCCGTCTGCGTTCGCCTGGCTGAACGCGAAGGGGGCGCTCGGCCTGGTGTCCACCGTGGCCCCGAACTCCCCGTTCGGCGAGCTGCTCGCCGGCCGCGATCCGATACTCGTGGTGTTCGACGGAACGCCGGAACGGATCCATGCGGCCAGCCGTACTCGTATCTCCGGGTTGATCATGGACGCGATGCTGCTCCAGGGTCTGGGCGGGGCGGCCCGGCAATAG
- a CDS encoding ABC transporter ATP-binding protein, with protein MENTAVVELENLKVTLGRREILHGITCRLGVSGTGKAVGLLGPNGAGKSTLIQTLLGFLPPSGGRARILGLDSRRTMGEARSRIGYMPENDSFIGEMTAVTFLRQMAELSGLPPKAALEKAHEVLFHVGLGEARYRELRTYSYGMKQMAKLAQAIVHGPELVVLDEPTNGLDPAARRRMLKLITEMKEEQGMHVLVCSHLLRDIEQVCDEAVILKDGMIVHHCNLEAERKSNKSFVELEVTGDDRNLRASLPEIGAEGVAEGAGRWRIVLPAGVEVEAIWGLATRQNLLVRKLTHRRDTLEEIFLKAMGHLSQTPGEVAALDPSTRSGPLGTGGV; from the coding sequence TTGGAAAACACTGCCGTCGTCGAACTCGAGAACCTGAAAGTCACGCTGGGACGGCGGGAGATCCTCCACGGGATCACCTGCCGTCTCGGCGTTTCCGGCACAGGAAAGGCGGTGGGCCTGCTCGGGCCCAACGGGGCGGGCAAGTCTACGCTGATCCAGACGCTCCTCGGCTTTCTTCCTCCCAGCGGCGGCCGCGCGCGCATCCTCGGCCTCGATTCCCGCCGCACCATGGGGGAAGCCCGGTCGAGGATCGGCTACATGCCCGAGAACGACTCGTTCATCGGGGAGATGACGGCCGTCACCTTCCTCCGCCAGATGGCGGAGCTGTCGGGCCTCCCGCCGAAAGCCGCGCTGGAGAAGGCGCACGAAGTCCTGTTCCATGTGGGACTCGGCGAGGCGCGATACCGCGAGCTGCGGACCTACTCGTACGGCATGAAACAGATGGCCAAGCTCGCGCAGGCGATCGTCCACGGGCCAGAGCTCGTCGTGCTCGACGAGCCCACCAACGGGCTCGATCCGGCCGCGCGCCGGCGGATGCTGAAGCTGATCACCGAAATGAAAGAGGAGCAGGGGATGCACGTGCTCGTCTGTTCTCACCTGCTGCGCGACATCGAGCAGGTGTGCGACGAAGCGGTCATCCTCAAGGACGGCATGATCGTCCATCACTGCAATCTCGAAGCAGAGCGCAAGTCGAACAAGTCGTTCGTCGAGCTGGAGGTCACGGGCGACGATCGGAACCTCCGCGCGTCTCTGCCGGAGATCGGCGCCGAAGGCGTTGCCGAAGGGGCCGGCCGCTGGCGCATCGTCCTGCCGGCGGGCGTCGAGGTCGAGGCGATCTGGGGACTGGCGACGAGGCAGAACCTGCTGGTGAGGAAACTGACTCACCGCCGCGACACGCTCGAGGAGATCTTCCTGAAGGCGATGGGCCACTTGTCGCAGACGCCGGGGGAGGTCGCGGCGCTCGACCCCTCGACTCGCTCGGGCCCGCTCGGAACAGGCGGCGTCTAG